The following are from one region of the Melospiza melodia melodia isolate bMelMel2 chromosome 14, bMelMel2.pri, whole genome shotgun sequence genome:
- the LOC134424571 gene encoding serine protease inhibitor Kazal-type 6-like, translating into MRATGALVLLSLLLLSFFSVPDVAGQEIEEICREFLNRSVYCTRESNPHCGTDGVTYGNKCAFCKAVLRSGGKIRLKHLGKC; encoded by the exons ATGAGGGCTACAGGTGCCTTAGTGCttctcagcctgctgctgctctctttcTTCTCGG ttCCAGATGTAGCAGGTCAGGAGATTGAAGAG ATCTGTAGAGAGTTCCTGAACAGAAGCGTGTACTGCACGAGGGAGTCCAACCCTCACTGCGGCACGGATGGTGTCACCTATGGGAACAAGTGTGCCTTCTGCAAGGCAGTGCT GAGAAGTGGAGGGAAAATAAGATTGAAGCACCTGGGGAAATGCTGA
- the LOC134424827 gene encoding double-headed protease inhibitor, submandibular gland-like, whose amino-acid sequence MKMANCAALLGLVLLACFSDLAVAQRRANCASYMASGKTMSVVCPRNYDPVCGTNGRTYPNECSLCKDFFRNRALDKKHDGRCVRVDCTGFLKPGSGYNIPCTLEYSPICGTNGITYRNKCHFCTAVASGLDVNLRTYGECFQQNVNIDCGNFQQKGGNMVCTSEYNPICGSDGRTYSNKCHFCSAVSRSLGSLFFRHQGEC is encoded by the exons ATGAAGATGGCCAACTGTGCTGCCCTTCTGGGGCTGGTCCTTCTTGCCTGCTTTTCTG ATCTTGCTGTTGCTCAAAGACGG GCCAACTGCGCCTCCTACATGGCCTCTGGAAAAACCATGAGCGTCGTCTGTCCCCGCAACTACGACCCCGTGTGCGGCACCAATGGCCGCACCTACCCCAACGAGTGCTCCCTCTGCAAGGACTTCTT cCGCAACCGTGCCCTTGACAAGAAACACGATGGAAGATGCGTTAGG GTCGATTGTACTGGTTTCCTGAAGCCTGGCAGTGGTTACAACATCCCCTGCACCCTGGAGTACTCCCCCATCTGCGGCACCAATGGCATCACCTACAGGAACAAGTGCCACTTCTGTACTGCTGTGGC GAGCGGCCTGGACGTGAACCTGAGGACCTACGGAGAGTGCTTCCAG CAAAATGTCAACATCGACTGCGGCAACTTCCAGCAGAAGGGCGGCAACATGGTCTGCACCTCCGAGTACAACCCCATCTGCGGCTCCGACGGCAGGACCTACTCCAACAAGTGCCACTTCTGCTCCGCTGTCTC ACGCAGCCTTGGAAGTCTGTTCTTCAGGCACCAGGGAGAATGCTAA